A section of the Saccharopolyspora gregorii genome encodes:
- a CDS encoding MerR family transcriptional regulator, translating into MAEYRIDDLARAAGTTVRNVRVYQDRELLPAPRREGRLAIYSDAHLVRLRMIINMLGRGYAFAQIREMLSAWESGRSLADVLGLEEVMGESWAEQSPRVYSLSQLREMFRGQLNQQNIRRAIELGLLERWGARFVAPSPQLLDAGSELVRLGVPLAEVLELAEQLQSDVDHVSEALVSLVRTHVLAPADTAWDDSEVQRYTEVVRRLRPLAMSALNAAAARSAERVIPDILGDRLVALLRDEEDPGAAG; encoded by the coding sequence GTGGCCGAATACCGGATCGACGACCTGGCCCGCGCCGCGGGCACCACGGTGCGCAACGTGCGGGTCTACCAGGACCGGGAGCTGCTGCCCGCGCCCCGCCGCGAAGGGCGGCTGGCGATCTACTCCGACGCGCACCTGGTCCGCCTCCGGATGATCATCAACATGCTGGGCCGCGGCTACGCGTTCGCGCAGATCCGCGAGATGCTCTCGGCGTGGGAATCGGGGCGCAGCCTCGCCGACGTGCTCGGCCTCGAAGAGGTCATGGGGGAGTCGTGGGCGGAGCAGTCGCCGCGCGTCTACTCGCTGTCGCAGCTGCGCGAGATGTTCCGCGGCCAGCTCAACCAGCAGAACATCCGCCGGGCCATCGAGCTGGGCCTGCTGGAGCGGTGGGGTGCCCGGTTCGTCGCGCCCAGCCCGCAGCTGCTCGACGCGGGCAGTGAACTGGTGCGGCTCGGAGTGCCGCTCGCCGAGGTCCTCGAACTCGCCGAGCAGCTGCAGTCCGATGTGGACCACGTCTCCGAGGCGCTGGTGTCGCTGGTGCGCACCCACGTCCTCGCCCCCGCGGACACCGCCTGGGACGACTCGGAGGTGCAGCGCTACACCGAGGTGGTGCGGCGGCTGCGGCCGCTGGCGATGTCCGCGCTGAACGCGGCGGCGGCCCGGTCCGCGGAACGCGTCATCCCCGACATCCTCGGCGACCGGCTCGTCGCCCTGCTGCGGGACGAGGAGGACCCCGGCGCCGCAGGGTGA